One Brachyhypopomus gauderio isolate BG-103 chromosome 15, BGAUD_0.2, whole genome shotgun sequence genomic region harbors:
- the mavs gene encoding mitochondrial antiviral-signaling protein yields MSYVSDRLYREVIVKMMARLASVVRVREIMPHLTCLTFTDKEEIEAKRDMAGNYNAMVMLLDYLRRRQNWPEEFICALRACEHWDLADAINNAYDEMRGINHQAPASVAAARVGVATATPPPPLPPMSPSAPAPSTSASVASVPMAVSTTVTTATIHSVPRSASPLLTPEGLPVQGAHNGSVPDTIPTAQAIPFPLNTPLHSVVLVSDPQQRAPSPVLAHEDVHSLGQNEVSVNPGTSALGTLSGPPSDSAPCLPAELLTTPSSLSNTPSTTLQSSVAPERSKEPLVTTGSPNLLKHPIQDSHPPAKGSGSSTANQLVDRLHTTVPNNCQTQPTSLGTERVPSSASDGPIGGQLDHTDVADEYLSKPGALLVEEPVSITSDDLEISHATTEIEVPTMEPTPVSSFPLAEEHFQVPCSTSSADLMISSASAKTTDSSPVQHTDNIPVEKSFPEVVPDMPTDSDPVSNPGAHGHSVSDSTHEVSTRLENGLLVDPSSNQPVEDHYESFSPSLQPGTLVISGHLSENPSIPNLDACSPSIKANVIDTNDMSVSPNHNTQYNESVIPPFIFEHQPTVNNQGSSELNESAGINSPQSELREEARWGLLAQLQTDPRLIAAAAAVIGVTAVFFAWRLKPKY; encoded by the exons ATGTCATATGTCAGCGACAGGCTGTATCGAGAGGTCATCGTGAAAATGATGGCGCGCTTGGCCTCGGTCGTCAGAGTCAGAGAAATCATGCCTCACTTGACATGCCTCACGTTTACTGACAAG GAAGAGATAGAAGCTAAGAGGGATATGGCGGGAAACTACAACGCCATGGTGATGCTGCTGGACTATCTACGCAGGAGACAGAACTGGCCCGAGGAGTTCATCTGTGCACTGCGCGCTTGTGAACACTGGGATCTGGCAGATGCAATCAATAATGCTTATGACGAAATGAGGGGGATCAACC ACCAGGCTCCTGCCTCTGTTGCAGCTGCTCGTGTTGGTGTGGCAACagctaccccacctccacctctcccccccaTGTCTCCATCTGCTCCTGCCCCCTCCACCTCAGCTTCCGTAGCTTCAGTTCCCATGGCAGTCTCAACAACAGTAACCACAGCAACAATCCATAGTGTACCTCGCTCCGCCTCTCCTTTGCTGACTCCGGAGGGCCTGCCTGTTCAAGGAGCCCATAATGGGTCTGTCCCTGACACGATTCCCACAGCCCAGGCTATACCCTTTCCTCttaacacacccctccactctGTAGTGCTAGTCTCAGATCCCCAGCAAAGGGCCCCTTCTCCTGTCTTAGCTCATGAGGATGTTCACTCTCTGGGGCAAAATGAGGTCTCGGTGAATCCTGGAACATCTGCTTTAGGCACCCTCTCTGGACCACCCTCAGATTCTGCCCCTTGCCTTCCTGCTGAGCTATTAACCACTCCTTCGTCTCTATCcaacacaccctccaccacttTGCAGTCTTCTGTTGCACCTGAGAGGAGTAAAGAGCCATTGGTAACCACAGGGAGCCCCAACCTATTAAAACACCCCATCCAAGACAGCCACCCTCCGGCCAAAGGCAGTGGCAGCTCAACCGCAAATCAG CTGGTGGATAGGTTACACACCACTGTACCAAACAACTGCCAAACACAGCCAACATCGCTCGGAACAGAACGGGTCCCATCTTCAGCGTCCGATGGTCCCATTGGTGGCCAGTTGGACCACACCGATGTAGCAGATGAGTACTTAAGCAAGCCAGGTGCTCTGTTAGTAGAGGAGCCAGTGTCCATCACCTCAGATGATTTGGAGATCAGTCATGCCACCACAGAGATAGAAGTCCCAACAATGGAACCAACGCCTGTGTCCAGCTTCCCATTGGCTGAGGAACATTTTCAGGTGCCCTGTTCAACCTCTTCTGCAGATCTGATGATCAGCAGCGCTAGTGCAAAGACCACAGACTCTTCACCAGTGCAACATACAGATAACATTCCTGTTGAGAAAAGTTTCCCTGAAGTGGTGCCTGACATGCCAACAGACTCAGATCCTGTCTCTAATCCTGGAGCTCATGGACACTCAGTTTCAGACTCTACTCATGAAGTATCCACCCGCCTAGAAAATGGATTATTAGTAGATCCTTCTTCTAATCAGCCAGTGGAGGATCATTATGAGTCTTTTAGCCCGAGTTTGCAGCCTGGAACCCTGGTCATTTCTGGTCATTTATCTGAGAATCCCTCTATCCCAAATCTTGATGCTTGTTCTCCAAGTATAAAAGCTAATGTAATTGACACAAATGACATGTCAGTAAGTCCAAACCACAATACCCAATACAATGAGAGTGTCATTCCACCTTTCATCTTTGAACATCAGCCCACTGTAAACAACCAGGGCAGTTCAGAACTAAATGAGTCAGCGGGGATCAATAGTCCTCAGTCAGAGCTGAGAGAAGAGGCCAGATGGGGTTTGCTGGCCCAACTTCAGACTGACCCGCGGCTTATTGCAGCCGCTGCTGCAGTCATTGGTGTGACTGCTGTCTTTTTTGCCTGGAGGCTCAAGCCCAAATACTAG
- the pank2 gene encoding pantothenate kinase 2, mitochondrial isoform X2 has translation MDIGGTLVKLVYFEPKDITAEEEQEEVESLKSIRRYLTSHTAYGKTGIRDVHLELPGLTLWGRRGSMHFIRFPTQELPVFLQMGRDKRFSSLHNTLCATGGGAYKFEADFRTMADLQLLKLDELDCLIKGVLYIDSVVSSGPSECYYYENPTDTEHCQQKDFNLENPYPLLLVNIGSGVSILAVYSKDDYKRVTGTSLGGGTFLGLCCLLTGCATFEEALEMAARGESTRVDKLVRDIYGGDYERFGLPGWAVASSFGNMMCKEKRDSVSKEDLARATLITITNNIGSITRMCALNENIERVVFVGNFLRINTLSMKLLAYALDYWSKGQLKALFLRHEGYFGAVGALLELMNSS, from the exons ATGGATATTGGTGGCACGCTGGTGAAGCTGGTGTACTTTGAACCAAAAGATATCACagcagaggaggagcaggaggaggttgAAAGTCTGAAGAGTATCCGCCGTTACCTCACCTCGCACACGGCCTATGGCAAAACGGGCATCAGGGACGTGCACCTGGAGCTACCTGGCCTCACGTTGTGGGGCCGCAGGGGCAGCATGCACTTCATCCGCTTCCCCACACAGGAGCTCCCGGTATTCCTGCAGATGGGCCGCGACAAGCGCTTCTCCAGCCTCCACAACACACTGTGTGCCACTGGGGGCGGCGCGTACAAGTTCGAGGCCGACTTCCGCACG ATGGCAGACCTGCAGCTCCTGAAGCTGGACGAGTTGGACTGTCTGATTAAGGGCGTCCTTTATATTGACTCGGTGGTCTCAAGTGGGCCTTCTGAGTGCTACTACTACGAGAACCCCACAGATACAGAGCACTGCCAACAGAAAGACTTTAACTTGGAGAACCCTTACCCTCTGTTACTGGTTAACATCGGCTCAGGGGTCAGTATACTGGCCGTCTACTCCAAAGACGACTACAAACGTGTCACCGGCACCAG CTTGGGTGGTGGCACCTTCCTGGGACTCTGTTGCTTGCTGACCGGCTGCGCTACCTTTGAAGAAGCACTGGAAATGGCCGCGCGTGGGGAAAGCACACGTGTGGATAAACTGGTGCGTGATATCTATGGGGGCGACTACGAGAGGTTTGGTTTGCCAGGATGGGCTGTCGCCTCCAG TTTTGGGAACATGATGTGCAAAGAGAAGAGAGATTCTGTCTCAAAGGAGGACTTGGCTAGAGCTACtctcatcaccatcacaaacaACATCGGCTCCATCACACGCATGTGTGCGCTGAACGAG AACATTGAGAGAGTGGTGTTTGTTGGGAACTTCTTGCGGATAAACACGCTGTCCATGAAGTTGCTGGCATATGCTTTGGACTACTGGAGTAAAGGACAGCTTAAAGCCCTGTTTCTCAGACATGAG GGTTATTTTGGTGCTGTTGGAGCACTGCTGGAACTGATGAACTCATCCTGA
- the pank2 gene encoding pantothenate kinase 2, mitochondrial isoform X1, which yields MEPNGCLCDGEGCPETEDEDATASRVDAPCSMVATADSEDAPPGGAGHRERRGSNSTSARRRLDSLKRSRPPFPWFGMDIGGTLVKLVYFEPKDITAEEEQEEVESLKSIRRYLTSHTAYGKTGIRDVHLELPGLTLWGRRGSMHFIRFPTQELPVFLQMGRDKRFSSLHNTLCATGGGAYKFEADFRTMADLQLLKLDELDCLIKGVLYIDSVVSSGPSECYYYENPTDTEHCQQKDFNLENPYPLLLVNIGSGVSILAVYSKDDYKRVTGTSLGGGTFLGLCCLLTGCATFEEALEMAARGESTRVDKLVRDIYGGDYERFGLPGWAVASSFGNMMCKEKRDSVSKEDLARATLITITNNIGSITRMCALNENIERVVFVGNFLRINTLSMKLLAYALDYWSKGQLKALFLRHEGYFGAVGALLELMNSS from the exons ATGGAGCCGAACGGCTGCCTCTGTGACGGCGAGGGCTGTCCGGAAACCGAAGACGAGGATGCGACCGCATCCCGGGTCGATGCGCCATGTAGCATGGTTGCTACAGCGGACTCGGAGGACGCCCCGCCCGGGGGAGCAGGCCACAGAGAGCGGCGGGGTTCGAACTCGACCTCGGCGAGACGCAGGCTGGACTCgctgaagagaagcaggccGC CTTTCCCGTGGTTTGGCATGGATATTGGTGGCACGCTGGTGAAGCTGGTGTACTTTGAACCAAAAGATATCACagcagaggaggagcaggaggaggttgAAAGTCTGAAGAGTATCCGCCGTTACCTCACCTCGCACACGGCCTATGGCAAAACGGGCATCAGGGACGTGCACCTGGAGCTACCTGGCCTCACGTTGTGGGGCCGCAGGGGCAGCATGCACTTCATCCGCTTCCCCACACAGGAGCTCCCGGTATTCCTGCAGATGGGCCGCGACAAGCGCTTCTCCAGCCTCCACAACACACTGTGTGCCACTGGGGGCGGCGCGTACAAGTTCGAGGCCGACTTCCGCACG ATGGCAGACCTGCAGCTCCTGAAGCTGGACGAGTTGGACTGTCTGATTAAGGGCGTCCTTTATATTGACTCGGTGGTCTCAAGTGGGCCTTCTGAGTGCTACTACTACGAGAACCCCACAGATACAGAGCACTGCCAACAGAAAGACTTTAACTTGGAGAACCCTTACCCTCTGTTACTGGTTAACATCGGCTCAGGGGTCAGTATACTGGCCGTCTACTCCAAAGACGACTACAAACGTGTCACCGGCACCAG CTTGGGTGGTGGCACCTTCCTGGGACTCTGTTGCTTGCTGACCGGCTGCGCTACCTTTGAAGAAGCACTGGAAATGGCCGCGCGTGGGGAAAGCACACGTGTGGATAAACTGGTGCGTGATATCTATGGGGGCGACTACGAGAGGTTTGGTTTGCCAGGATGGGCTGTCGCCTCCAG TTTTGGGAACATGATGTGCAAAGAGAAGAGAGATTCTGTCTCAAAGGAGGACTTGGCTAGAGCTACtctcatcaccatcacaaacaACATCGGCTCCATCACACGCATGTGTGCGCTGAACGAG AACATTGAGAGAGTGGTGTTTGTTGGGAACTTCTTGCGGATAAACACGCTGTCCATGAAGTTGCTGGCATATGCTTTGGACTACTGGAGTAAAGGACAGCTTAAAGCCCTGTTTCTCAGACATGAG GGTTATTTTGGTGCTGTTGGAGCACTGCTGGAACTGATGAACTCATCCTGA